A genomic window from Peromyscus maniculatus bairdii isolate BWxNUB_F1_BW_parent chromosome 1, HU_Pman_BW_mat_3.1, whole genome shotgun sequence includes:
- the LOC102927515 gene encoding olfactory receptor 52P1-like encodes MEGNATHHISSFFLVGIPGLENFHCWIGIPVCLLFVLTLLGNSIIITTVKLEPSLHQPMYFFLCMLATNDMCLTCSAALKMLGIFWFDAHWIDFDVCLTQMFFIHTLCIMESAILVAMAFDRFVAICIPLHYASILTTSMVIKIGLVGLSRAMLMIMPCPLLIKKLLYYTKYVIHHAYCEHMAVVKVASANTHVNRIYGILVAFSVAVFDLGLIATSYIKILQAVFRLSSQRARSKALGTCAAHVCTILAFYTPALFSFLTHRFGKNVPPSVHIIFAVLYLLVSPTVNPLVYGVKTKQIRDRVMGLFFLKKKISEY; translated from the coding sequence ATGGAAGGCAATGCTACACATCACATTTCATCTTTCTTCCTGGTTGGTATTCCTGGGTTGGAAAACTTTCACTGCTGGATTGGCatccctgtctgtctcctctttgtCCTGACCTTGCTGGGGAACAGCATAATCATTACTACAGTCAAGCTAGAGCCAAGTCTCCACCAGcctatgtatttcttcctttgcaTGCTGGCAACGAATGACATGTGTCTGACCTGCTCTGCAGCTCTGAAGATGCTTGGCATCTTCTGGTTTGATGCCCATTGGATTGACTTTGATGTCTGTCTAACACAAATGTTTTTTATCCATACACTTTGCATCATGGAGTCAGCCATCCTAGTGGCCATGGCTTTTGATCGCTTTGTGGCCATTTGCATCCCACTGCATTATGCATCGATCCTGACAACATCCATGGTGATTAAGATAGGTCTAGTAGGCCTAAGCCGAGCTATGCTTATGATTATGCCATGTCCCCTTCTCATTAAAAAGCTGCTGTACTATACCAAATATGTCATCCATCATGCTTATTGTGAGCACATGGCTGTGGTGAAGGTGGCTAGTGCTAACACCCATGTGAACAGAATATATGGAATCTTAGTGGCCTTTTCAGTGGCAGTATTTGACCTTGGGCTCATAGCCACATCTTATATAAAAATTCTCCAGGCAGTGTTCAGACTTTCTTCCCAGAGAGCCCGCTCTAAAGCCCTGGGCACCTGTGCTGCCCACGTCTGCACCATTCTTGCCTTCTATACACCTGCATTGTTCAGCTTCCTAACTCATCGTTTTGGCAAGAATGTGCCTCCAAGTGTCCATATAATCTTTGCAGTCCTGTACCTGCTGGTGTCCCCCACAGTCAATCCCTTGGTGTATGGTGTTAAGACCAAACAGATTCGTGATCGAGTGAtgggtcttttctttcttaagaagaAAATTTCTGAATACTAA